The proteins below are encoded in one region of Fulvia fulva chromosome 9, complete sequence:
- a CDS encoding Putative NADP-dependent oxidoreductase — MSLPSTYTSIHLATRPKDHITPSTFKPQSNSTPSPSELQDGQVLYRANYLSLDPAMRGWLNDTRSYIPPVKIGAVMRGNGVGTILASKNPNYAVGETVEAMSGWSELAVLGEKELTKLSLPSNGRMTDALGVLGMTGLTAYFGILDVGKVQKGDFVVVSGAAGATGSVVGQIAKLKGATVLGIAGSDSKCDWLIKELGFDNALNYKSATFAKDFRAATKQLIDVFFDNVGGEILDLALSRAKPHSRFVMCGGISQYNTKNAQGPKNYLMIVSMRIRMQGFVVFDYEKQYERARRELAQWLGEGKIKRQETVVKGGIEKMPEALRALFDGENTGKLMVEVKKPEEGEVRSKL, encoded by the coding sequence ATGTCTCTCCCAAGCACATACACCTCCATCCACCTCGCCACCCGCCCCAAAGACCACATCACACCCTCCACCTTCAAACCCCAATCAAACTCCACCCCCTCCCCCTCAGAGCTGCAAGATGGCCAAGTCCTCTACCGCGCAAACTACCTCTCCCTCGACCCCGCCATGCGCGGCTGGCTAAACGACACACGCTCCTACATCCCACCCGTCAAAATCGGCGCCGTCATGCGTGGAAACGGCGTCGGCACCATCCTCGCTTCCAAGAATCCCAACTACGCCGTCGGCGAGACTGTCGAAGCCATGTCAGGCTGGTCTGAGCTCGCGGTTCTGGGGGAGAAGGAACTGACTAAGTTATCTTTACCCTCGAATGGGAGGATGACGGATGCGTTGGGAGTTCTGGGAATGACGGGGTTAACGGCTTATTTCGGGATTCTGGATGTGGGAAAAGTGCAGAAGGGAGATTTCGTCGTTGTCTCTGGGGCGGCGGGGGCGACGGGGAGTGTCGTGGGCCAGATTGCGAAGTTGAAAGGGGCCACAGTTCTGGGTATCGCAGGCTCAGACAGTAAATGCGACTGGCTCATCAAGGAGCTCGGCTTCGACAACGCATTGAACTACAAGTCCGCCACATTCGCCAAAGACTTCCGCGCCGCAACCAAACAATTGATCGACGTCTTCTTCGACAACGTCGGTGGCGAGATCCTCGACCTGGCCCTATCACGCGCAAAACCCCATTCCCGCTTCGTCATGTGCGGCGGTATCTCCCAGTACAACACCAAGAACGCCCAAGGCCCCAAGAACTACCTAATGATTGTATCCATGAGGATTAGGATGCAGGGGTTCGTAGTGTTTGATTATGAGAAGCAGTATGAGCGTGCGAGGAGGGAGCTGGCGCAGTGGCTTGGGGAGGGGAAGATTAAGAGGCAGGAGACGGTGGTGAAGGGTGGGATCGAGAAGATGCCGGAGGCGTTGAGGGCGTTGTTTGATGGGGAGAATACGGGGAAGTTGATGGTTGAGGTGAAGAAGCCGGAGGAGGGGGAGGTGAGGTCGAAGTTGTAG
- a CDS encoding Oxidoreductase, giving the protein MLTCDLLTGQFKRLVMQGDVADNGLFERCGVSWPDPSTDVTRCDRLRHGKQYIHAGKDPVGFPDTSSTFPEIYNQQEQQTIEDPKAEFAMVSLKNMQAANEALPRRSITAVFVGATSGIGLGAIESTLKHTKASKLYIIGRSRSKFQETLTRLEEIDTFASLTFVEAQVSSLKEVDRVVSIVEQQESYLDILWLSQGGLDASAYTLNDEGILPSFAITYYSRMLFMHRLAPLLRNSPDQGIISVLSAGEEGKINTSDLGIQDPKNYGFISATKQCVTMMSLAMHEMSLKEPNISFMHTFPGAVKTNVHDKWARTFTGAWTPVGWAVDWVMTPALHLFSMTAEVAGEIGFYEMTSKRFAASKDQNSFRVWDNAEETCGCEELLMHYRYDGTAKKLWKHTMEAFDKALQG; this is encoded by the coding sequence ATGCTCACATGCGACCTTCTTACTGGACAATTTAAGCGCCTCGTCATGCAAGGCGATGTTGCGGACAACGGACTTTTTGAGCGATGCGGCGTTTCTTGGCCGGATCCTTCGACAGACGTCACCCGCTGCGACAGATTGCGGCACGGGAAACAATATATACATGCAGGTAAAGATCCTGTTGGATTCCCCGACACATCCTCCACGTTTCCCGAGATCTACAACCAACAGGAACAACAAACAATTGAAGATCCCAAAGCAGAATTCGCAATGGTCTCACTCAAGAACATGCAAGCGGCCAATGAGGCTCTGCCTCGCCGAAGCATCACAGCAGTCTTCGTAGGCGCAACATCTGGCATCGGACTGGGAGCAATCGAATCAACGCTGAAGCACACCAAAGCATCGAAGCTCTACATAATAGGTCGTTCACGCTCCAAATTCCAGGAAACACTCACACGCCTGGAAGAGATTGACACGTTTGCGAGCCTAACCTTCGTCGAAGCACAGGTGTCGTCGTTGAAAGAGGTCGACCGCGTGGTCAGCATTGTCGAGCAGCAAGAGTCCTACCTCGACATATTATGGCTCTCACAAGGCGGTCTGGATGCCTCAGCATACACTCTCAACGACGAAGGAATACTACCAAGTTTCGCAATCACATACTACTCCCGCATGCTGTTCATGCACCGCCTCGCACCACTATTACGGAACTCGCCCGACCAAGGAATAATATCCGTTCTCTCCGCCGGCGAAGAAGGCAAAATCAACACTTCCGATCTGGGCATACAAGATCCCAAAAACTACGGCTTCATCAGCGCAACAAAGCAGTGCGTCACCATGATGAGTCTAGCCATGCACGAGATGTCCCTCAAAGAACCCAACATCAGCTTCATGCATACATTCCCCGGAGCAGTGAAGACCAACGTCCACGACAAGTGGGCACGAACCTTTACTGGAGCATGGACGCCGGTCGGATGGGCTGTCGATTGGGTTATGACACCTGCTCTGCACTTGTTCTCAATGACAGCCGAGGTCGCGGGAGAGATTGGGTTCTATGAGATGACGAGCAAGAGGTTTGCGGCCTCGAAAGATCAGAACTCGTTCCGGGTGTGGGATAATGCGGAGGAGACGTGCGGATGTGAGGAGCTGCTGATGCATTATCGGTATGATGGGACGGCGAAGAAGTTGTGGAAGCATACGATGGAGGCTTTTGATAAGGCGCTGCAAGGATGA
- a CDS encoding Proteasome subunit beta type-5, with translation MARAFGDASLLPEAVSSRVVGDFHITKHIKHPSPRPHHHSSTPLRLHYPYRRPSPLPPLHSQPHSATMDSLVAQYSRPATETEIFQDDEIAQLENDLAPSLSLKFAMPPIASSQQWLRAMTDDHSNPNCPIKIAHGTTTLAFRFKGGIIVATDSRATAGNWIASQTVKKVIEINSALLGTMAGGAADCQYWLAYLGMQCRLHELRHKRRITVCAASKILANLVYSYKGMGLSMGTMCAGVTPSEGPALYYIDSDGTRLAGNLFCVGSGQTFAYGVLDAEYKYDLEDEEALELGRRSILAATHRDAFSGGYINLYHVKEAGWVKHGFNDTNPIFWKTKLEKGEFSNVTADLD, from the exons ATGGCCCGAGCTTTCGGTGATGCGTCGCTCCTGCCTGAAGCTGTGAGCTCTCGCGTTGTGGGCGACTTCCACATCACGAAACACATCAAACATCCATCACCTCGCCCACACCACCACTCTTCAACACCGCTCCGCCTACACTACCCGTACCGCCGACCATCTCCACTACCCCCGCTTCATTCCCAACCACACTCTGCCACGATGGACTCGCTGGTGGCTCAATACAGCCGGCCAGCTACAGAGACGGAGATCTTCCAGGACGACGAGATAGCACAACTTGAGAATGACCTTGCGCCGTCGCTCTCTCTCAAGTTCGCCATGCCGCCCATCGCCTCATCACAACAATGGCTGCGCGCCATGACCGATGACCACTCCAACCCCAACTGCCCCATCAAGATCGCCCACGGAACCACAACGCTCGCCTTCAGATTCAAGGGCGGCATCATCGTGGCGACAGACTCGAGAGCAACAGCAGGAAACTGGATTGCAAGTCAGACAGTGAAGAAGGTCATCGAGATCAACAGCGCGTTGCTGGGAACTATGGCTGGTGGTGCTGCT GACTGCCAATACTGGCTCGCCTACCTGGGAATGCAATGCCGCCTCCACGAACTCCGTCACAAGCGCCGCATCACCGTCTGCGCAGCCTCCAAGATTCTCGCgaacctcgtctactcctACAAGGGCATGGGCTTGAGCATGGGTACCATGTGCGCCGGCGTGACTCCCTCGGAAGGTCCAGCGCTCTACTACATCGACAGCGACGGCACTCGGTTAGCAGGTAACCTGTTCTGTGTCGGTTCCGGTCAGACATTCGCCTACGGTGTGCTCGACGCGGAGTACAAGTACGATCTGGAAGATGAGGAGGCGCTTGAGCTGGGCCGGAGAAGTATTCTGGCGGCCACTCACAGAGATGCGTTCTCTGGTGGTTACATCAACCTGTACCACGTGAAGGAGGCTGGATGGGTGAAGCACGGATTCAACGACACGAATCCAATCTTCTGGAAGACGAAGCTGGAGAAGGGCGAGTTCTCCAACGTCACTGCGGATCTCGACTAG